The proteins below come from a single Mauremys reevesii isolate NIE-2019 linkage group 6, ASM1616193v1, whole genome shotgun sequence genomic window:
- the LOC120408226 gene encoding uncharacterized protein LOC120408226 codes for MHGDSGKGVQARDLAYQWEQWKDKAVGLTTGGGMHLRSPPLSVPALEQNWRQRQFWVVAKRLTRGAPHSQKSCRATCQWSDHSYWWENTLLRPRPAHVDSRNCIWACTWDRELPFRSQSSRWTSVWSANSAFPSKGRSCFKDWNSADRLDRRSQDALSIDMAKTIEWAAVSAVSEEAWRAAFTAAAPSSTRALNSFLSRSGRRGSNFGRDPHKLKS; via the exons ATGCATGGGGATTCTGGAAAGGGGGTACAGGCCAGG GACCTTGCCTATCAGTGGGAACAGTGGAAAGACAAAGCAGTTGGCCTGACCACCGGAGGAGGAATGCATCTGAGATCGCCCCCCCTTTCTGTCCCTGCCCTGGAACAGAACTGGAGGCAGCGTCAGTTCTGGGTGGTAGCAAAGAGGTTGACTCGGGGAGCTCCCCACTCTCAGAAGAGCTGTCGGGCGACATGCCAGTGGAGTGACCACTCGTATTGGTGGGAAAACACCCTGCTGAG GCCCAGACCTGCGCATGTGGATAGCAGGAATTGTATCTGGGCCTGTACCTGGGACCGGGAGTTGCCCTTTAggagccagtcatccag GTGGACGTCAGTTTGGTCCGCAAACAGCGCTTTcccatcaaagggaaggtcctgctTCAAGGACTGGAATTCTGCAGACAGACTGGACAGGAGAAGCCAGGACGCCCTAAGCATAGATATGGCCAAGACCATCGAATGGGCTGCCGTGTCGGCCGTGTCCGAGGAGGCCTGGAGGGCTGCTTTCACCGCTGCTGCCCCTTCCTCAACCAGAGCCTTGAACTCCTTTTTGTCACGCTCCGGCAGAAGAGGCTCAAACTTTGGTAGAGACCCCCATAAGTTAAAATCATAG